From a region of the Torulaspora globosa chromosome 7, complete sequence genome:
- the NOP13 gene encoding Nop13p (ancestral locus Anc_2.80), which produces MSTEKEAKIQQALVDPTKKRKAEDEIEIDLKSSVPLSKKQKRLLRRGKITLEELNKKFNIDPTSVEEFEKENEAKGSSEEENSNSIPSDFDEQKAVKKEKKFGVWIGNLSFDTTKEDIMRFIIAKSKGSEDKIQISEEDIIRVHMPLAQNDGKKVKNKGFCYMDFKTREQMEYVVTLSEAHLNGRNLLIKNSKNFDGRPDKNDLVSMSKNPPSRILFVGNLSFDTTDDLLKKHFQHCGEIVKIRMATFQDSGKCKGFAFVDFKEEEGATNALKDKSCRKIAQRPIRMEYGEDRSKRQVKKKPQETQTKRFDLPTDNESKKSERKDNRPAEKPPTRSFKKRNPNVDSNNRLRSSVALASAPRASAAIVPSTGKKVKFD; this is translated from the coding sequence ATGTCAACCGAGAAAGAAGCTAAGATACAGCAAGCTCTGGTTGACCCAACCAAAAAGAGGAAAGCGGAAGACGAGATCGAAATCGACTTGAAAAGTTCAGTGCCATTATCGAAGAAACAGAAACGTCTATTAAGGAGAGGTAAAATTACTCTAGAGGAGTTGAATAAGAAATTCAACATTGATCCTACctctgttgaagaattcgagaaggaaaatgaagcaaAAGGTTCAAGTGAAGAGGAAAATTCCAACAGCATACCGTCTGACTTTGACGAACAGAAGGCagtcaagaaggagaagaagtttgggGTATGGATCGGTAATCTGTCGTTTGATACAACTAAGGAAGATATAATGAGATTTATCATCGCGAAGAGTAAAGGCTCTGAAGACAAAATACAAATCAGTGAAGAGGATATAATCAGGGTACATATGCCACTTGCTCAAAACGATGGTAAGAAGGTAAAAAATAAAGGATTTTGCTATATGGATTTCAAGACTAGGGAGCAAATGGAGTACGTCGTTACATTAAGCGAAGCGCATTTGAATGGCCGAAACCTgctgatcaagaactcCAAGAATTTCGATGGCAGGCCTGATAAGAATGATCTGGTCTCCATGTCAAAGAACCCGCCTTCGCGAATCCTCTTTGTTGGTAACTTGTCATTCGACACCACTGACGATTTACTGAAAAAGCACTTCCAGCATTGTGGTGAGATCGTTAAGATTAGGATGGCAACTTTCCAAGACAGTGGGAAGTGTAAAGGATTTGCCTTTgttgatttcaaagaggaGGAAGGTGCGACTAATGCCTTGAAAGATAAAAGCTGCCGAAAGATTGCTCAAAGACCCATAAGAATGGAATACGGTGAAGATAGAAGTAAAAGGCAGGTTAAAAAGAAGCCCCAGGAGACTCAAACAAAAAGATTTGATCTTCCAACCGACAATGAAAGTAAGAAATCCGAAAGAAAGGACAACAGACCAGCTGAAAAGCCGCCAACAAGGAGCTTTAAAAAGAGAAACCCTAACGTTGATTCCAACAATCGTTTGAGAAGTAGCGTTGCTCTTGCGTCTGCCCCAAGGGCATCTGCTGCTATCGTACCTTCCACTGGTAAAAAGGTCAAGTTTGACTGA
- the MDG1 gene encoding Mdg1p (ancestral locus Anc_2.81) produces MLIEENASNYSNNLSSFQKFVMSGSTTVDYTFEWPAGPEEVLVTGEFDEWKGTMPLLKTSSGDFELTFPVKIPADKDRVFFKFIVDGTWLASDAYTKGADENGIENNYISRNEALALSENPVGTKIPEAGGLVCRTTDSAVADDAIPEPGAYPKTPADGKSEEARSAASKDAPKLEPEAIVSIPAVTGTSQVQEHVTKKAEDAENPENSTEGTEKTERAERSVEKREESIEGTEKTERPEQSVEKSVESAEKAAKSAEKSAKFAEKSAKSAEKSVKSAEKPEQSAEKVAGTGNPEQAGEPSRTPVAAANATTSAPAPEPASVPKPVKTTEAEGIKGTETAAKPQPAAIPSLTVKTTAPGDSNANLTPSGPSDKDVVTSTITSPPRPAGSTAISEVTGSTVAAKDTALDTIPTVSSSESKKRFKIKRRFKKNKITGEKTIVSEERVPLDSEESGTEHPLVDEELVASPSEAAAGDVHIMPVGPPIQSENMKFTSLAGEPGPVVPGNVAEVKEFTEVRNVDVDELNERLNKQEREKEAVVDQTEKTSPADAGKQGTLTLDPKTHQNELRPQTSNKLYEVTNGDSEHVKDDSDAKAAAIPAAAPAKESEPSSEKPATTKNEKKPIAQKTSATAPKQEEKKKKGGFFSKLKKIFH; encoded by the coding sequence ATGCTTATTGAAGAGAACGCTAGTAACTATTCAAACAATTTGTCAAGTTTTCAGAAGTTCGTGATGAGCGGCTCTACTACTGTTGATTATACTTTTGAATGGCCTGCAGGCCCTGAGGAAGTGCTTGTTACAGGCGAGTTTGACGAATGGAAGGGGACCATGCCACTGTTGAAAACATCTTCCGGAGATTTCGAACTTACTTTCCCCGTTAAAATTCCTGCTGATAAGGACAGGGtgttcttcaagtttaTTGTCGATGGGACCTGGTTGGCGAGCGATGCTTATACTAAGGGCGCTGATGAGAATGGGATTGAAAATAATtatatttcaagaaatgaAGCTTTGGCTCTGAGCGAGAATCCCGTCGGAACTAAGATTCCTGAAGCGGGTGGTTTGGTGTGTAGAACGACAGATTCTGCGGTCGCGGACGACGCAATCCCAGAGCCCGGTGCTTATCCAAAAACTCCTGCTGACGGGAAAAGCGAGGAAGCGCGTTCCGCAGCCAGCAAAGACGCTCCAAAACTTGAGCCCGAGGCAATAGTCTCTATTCCTGCGGTGACCGGCACATCTCAAGTTCAGGAACATGTCACGAAAAAGGCCGAAGACGCAGAAAACCCCGAGAACTCTACTGAAGGGACCGAAAAGACCGAAAGAGCTGAGCGATCTGTGGAGAAGCGTGAGGAGTCTATTGAAGGGACCGAAAAGACTGAAAGACCTGAGCAGTCTGTTGAGAAGTCTGTGGAATCGGCTGAAAAGGCAGCGAAATCGGCTGAGAAGTCCGCGaaatttgctgaaaagTCTGCGAAATCGGCTGAAAAGTCTGTGAAATCGGCTGAAAAGCCTGAGCAGTctgctgaaaaggttgCAGGAACAGGAAATCCAGAACAAGCTGGGGAGCCTAGTAGGACACCTGTCGCAGCGGCCAATGCCACAACTTCCGCTCCTGCTCCTGAACCTGCTTCTGTGCCAAAGCCCGTTAAGACTACAGAAGCTGAAGGGATCAAAGGGACCGAGACAGCTGCCAAACCTCAACCTGCTGCCATTCCTAGTCTGACTGTAAAGACCACCGCGCCTGGCGACTCCAATGCCAATCTGACCCCATCTGGGCCATCCGACAAGGATGTGGTTACCTCAACGATAACCTCGCCACCACGTCCTGCTGGCTCCACCGCAATCTCGGAGGTGACCGGATCGACGGTTGCCGCGAAGGACACTGCTCTGGACACAATCCCCACTGTCTCGTCGTCCGAgtcgaagaaaagattcaagatcaagagaagattcaagaaaaacaagaTCACTGGAGAAAAAACCATTGTGTCGGAGGAACGCGTTCCTCTTGATTCAGAGGAATCAGGAACCGAGCATCCCCTTGTTGACGAAGAGTTGGTGGCTTCGCCAAGCGAGGCAGCCGCAGGTGATGTCCATATCATGCCGGTTGGGCCACCAATACAAAGCGAGAACATGAAGTTCACGTCCTTGGCTGGGGAGCCTGGTCCAGTTGTACCTGGAAATGTTGCGGAAGTCAAGGAGTTTACCGAAGTTAGAAACGTCGATGTTGACGAACTCAATGAGCGATTGAACAAGCAAGAGAGGGAGAAAGAAGCCGTTGTGGACCAAACAGAAAAGACCTCTCCCGCTGACGCTGGAAAGCAAGGAACGCTCACTTTGGATCCCAAAACTCACCAAAATGAACTAAGGCCCCAAACCAGCAATAAGTTATATGAAGTAACCAACGGGGACAGCGAACATGTGAAGGACGATTCGGATGCGAAAGCAGCCGCCATACCGGCCGCGGCTCCCGCTAAGGAGAGCGAACCATCGTCGGAGAAGCCTGCGACCACcaagaatgaaaagaagcCCATTGCCCAGAAAACGTCAGCCACAGCTCCCAAAcaggaggaaaagaagaagaaaggcgGTTTCTTCAGTAAACTGAAAAAGATTTTTCACTGA